The following proteins come from a genomic window of Anopheles ziemanni chromosome 3, idAnoZiCoDA_A2_x.2, whole genome shotgun sequence:
- the LOC131285844 gene encoding uncharacterized protein LOC131285844, with protein MNHLERRIVWLVLVTIVLSLSRDVVGCSCVPEALCPAPDVDLRLVDSAEECPLGSVCCDVPVEEPPVKDNEVNADLFCDGECVPVDDGTASDEYDEYGTDLIDIRFETDSRCLAGFTCRKVPPTKAPVCKGTCVPKSMCTMFKMATQNGGCTGEDVCCSMDRTSWMGLINGINEMEFNQSSKTSSQEERCIWRTEADGSRVPPWLVSIWARMEIIPGITTDQFVCAGALLDPQFVLTLASCVKDLTVEDLFVNIGDYDLASRSSLRMSNIYSIGEKTIHEDYDPTRPLIRNAALLRLADSARQGYCNVSLAKTKDDGHDSMQCHIVGWNRELLASKKTGLPRQYKTRVESFNEDLFCAPGTICLHPEGTECESSALNGSPVICDENKPMSKGWSLKGLLVGNCTAVTVDNLGPWVEHQQTPGFVQVSKPTDPSRQYLPPM; from the exons ATGAATCATTTGGAACGTAGGATTGTGTGGCTTGTACTTGTGACCATCGTATTGAGTCTGTCGAGGGACGTGGTGGGCTGTAGTTGTGTGCCGGAAGCATTATGTCCTGCACCGGACGTTGACCTACGGCTTGTTGATAGTGCGGAAGAATGTCCTTTGGGGTCAGTTTGTTGCGATGTACCGGTAGAAGAACCTCCAGTGAAGGATAACGAGGTCAACGCCGATTTGTTTTGTGATGGAGAGTGTGTCCCAGTTGATGATGGAACTGCGAGTGACGAATACGACGAGTATGGCACAGACTTAATTGATATAAGATTTGAGACAGATTCTAGATGTCTCGCTGGTTTTACCTGCCGCAAGGTACCACCCACCAAAGCTCCCGTGTGCAAGGGAACTTGTGTACCGAAGAGTATGTGTACAATGTTTAAAATGGCCACACAAAATGGTGGATGTACCGGCGAGGACGTGTGCTGTAGTATGGACCGTACTTCGTGGATGGGACTCATTAATGGGATAAACGAAATGGAGTTTAACCAGAGTAGTAAAACATCATCACAGGAAGAACGTTGCATTTGGCGTACGGAAGCAGATGGGAGTCGGGTCCCTCCGTGGCTAGTGTCTATATGGGCTCGTATGGAAATCATTCCTGGAATAACGACCGATCAGTTCGTTTGTGCCGGTGCACTTCTGGATCCTCAGTTTGTGTTAACTCTTGCCAGTTGTGTAAAAGATCTTACTGTGGAAGATCTTTTTGTGAACATTGGAGACTATGATCTAGCAAGTCGATCTTCCCTTCGGATGAGTAAC ATTTATTCGATTGGTGAGAAGACCATTCACGAAGACTACGACCCTACGCGGCCTCTTATCCGCAATGCTGCTCTTCTCAGACTAGCTGATTCTGCTCGACAGGGATACTGTAACGTATCGCTCGCCAAAACTAAGGACGATGGCCACGATAGCATGCAGTGTCACATCGTCGGTTGGAATAGGGAGCTTCTAGCTTCGAAAAAGACAGGACTACCGCGACAGTACAAGACGCGGGTTGAAAGTTTCAATGAGGACCTGTTCTGCGCTCCAGGTACTATCTGTCTACATCCCGAGGGCACCGAATGCGAGAGCTCGGCATTGAACGGATCACCGGTGATTTGtgatgaaaacaaaccgaTGTCGAAAGGCTGGTCGTTGAAAGGATTATTGGTGGGCAACTGCACCGCTGTTACCGTGGATAATCTTGGTCCGTGGGTTGAGCATCAACAAACACCAGGCTTCGTTCAGGTATCGAAACCAACTGATCCATCTCGACAGTATCTTCCCCCGATGTAG
- the LOC131287964 gene encoding uncharacterized protein LOC131287964, which translates to MSRNLCDETFPASLLIEFDELDDEIPISPDLPKHHSLGAFPRHHSTLSGGPTIENASEKGHDDRNGSRMVISGSSNTSSGHSSLSTEGENRSASSERDTAPVPHRNEGAVLGDKLLLKPRKFRPPRSMESLLLQQHSPDGGKRTLRTLASAQQGTGLGSIGTEAGSCGNISTGSGGSQSYHRTRTKYGHIQSKVKKQIDEMKPNLNRERKSLIRHKSMPNTYEPNAEDVDNEILDEETNPETLRKIIREVKEHARNLEDQLTMRDLFHENVFNELATLKCKNSALRLENDQLHEQERAREQRRQVLRQCNQHGGSCYGSQSSLHKASLSTCSVSTQTSPREFDASDVVGFEFLVSPERRSLQRSSLSAGRRTVRSPIVEQPPASPVEPESMMGEFSPDYEQLIPMLGRRDDSSSFLHDLRLREQGARTPARTTIERSDTDQTHENGNGPGCRDCRKRRKKRKSRKQKLASLFCIRRHDESL; encoded by the exons ATGAGCCGTAATTTGTGCGATGAAACTTTCCCCGCGAGCCTGTTGATCGAGTTCGATGAGCTGGACGACGAAATTCCCATCAGTCCGGATCTCCCGAAACATCACTCGCTCGGGGCCTTCCCTCGGCACCATTCGACGCTGTCTGGAGGGCCCACGATCGAAAATGCATCCGAAAAGGGCCACG ACGATCGTAACGGGTCCCGGATGGTAATATCGGGTTCATCGAACACCTCCAGCGGACACTCGTCACTGTCGACCGAGGGGGAAAACCGGAGCGCCTCGAGCGAACGGGACACCGCTCCGGTTCCCCATCGCAATGAAGGGGCGGTCCTGGGGGACAAGCTGTTGCTGAAGCCGCGAAAATTTCGTCCACCCCGATCGATGGAGAgcctgctgctgcagcagcattCGCCCGACGGTGGTAAACGGACACTGCGCACACTCGCATCAGCGCAGCAGGGAACCGGTCTCGGCAGTATAGGTACAGAAGCAGGCAGCTGTGGTAACATCAGTACCGGAAGTGGCGGCTCACAGAGCTACCATCGCACCCGGACAAAGTATGGCCACATCCAGAGCAAGGTGAAGAAGCAGATCGACGAAATGAAGCCCAACCTCAACCGTGAGCGCAAGTCACTCATTCGCCACAAATCAATGCCGAACACGTACGAACCAAACGCAGAGGATGTG GATAATGAAATTCTCGATGAGGAAACAAACCCGGAAACGCTGCGGAAGATCATCCGGGAGGTGAAGGAGCACGCGCGAAATCTCGAAGATCAGCTCACCATGCGCGATCTCTTCCATGAGAACGTGTTCAATGAGCTGGCCACGCTGAAGTGCAAGAACAGCGCGTTACGCTTGGAGAACGATCAGCTGCACGAGCAGGAGCGGGCCCGTGAACAGCGCCGACAGGTACTGCGCCAATGCAACCAGCACGGTGGTTCCTGCTATGGAAGTCAATCGTCGCTCCACAAGGCATCCCTCAGCACCTGCTCGGTGAGCACGCAGACGAGCCCACGGGAGTTCGATGCTTCCGACGTGGTTGGCTTCGAGTTTCTCGTCAGTCCGGAACGCCGATCCCTGCAGCGTAGCAGTTTATCCGCCGGCCGGAGAACTGTACGATCCCCGATTGTGGAGCAGCCTCCTGCCTCGCCGGTCGAGCCCGAGTCGATGATGGGTGAGTTTTCGCCCGACTACGAGCAGCTGATACCGATGCTTGGCCGACGCGACGATTCGTCCAGCTTCCTGCATGACCTGCGCCTCCGAGAGCAGGGCGCTCGGACACCGGCCCGGACCACCATCGAACGGTCCGACACGGATCAGACGCACGAGAATGGAAACGGTCCTGGGTGCCGGGATTGTCGCAAGCGGCGAAAGAAACGCAAATCCAGGAAACAGAAACTTGCAAGCCTGTTCTGCATACGACGCCACGATGAATCGCTGTGA
- the LOC131287965 gene encoding phenoloxidase-activating factor 2-like, whose amino-acid sequence MLLVRFGLLAYLCLSLVLCEDDEVIPCEGGECVKLHLCQNGSLNTDGALLIDIRFNEDNECEDFLLKCCPFTEDDEFDVPGPSHPDQVPDSTVEQSTDPTPETPQGVGPTLPPPAGSSSPSSVTPPTGGSGTGGHGTGVAITTDKPITVPTKCGIRNVDGVGFRITGDSDGESEYGEFPWMVAILKEEKALDQVINVYQCGGSLIHPSVVLTAAHCVHDRKPSEIKARLGEWDTQTKNEIFDYQDRNVVEIVSHAEFNSKNLHNDVALLFLDQPAELMDTVNTICLPPADFNFDQSRCFASGWGKDLFGKLGKYQVILKKIELPVMPRTACQTALRTTRLGRRFSLHSSFICAGGETGRDTCKGDGGSPLMCPIPGTVNEYYQAGMVAWGIGCGETGIPGVYVNVPKFRGWIDQHLTQRNIPHSYYTHS is encoded by the exons ATGTTGCTCGTACGCTTTGGACTACTTGCTTACTTGTGCTTGTCGTTGGTGCTGTGCGAAGATGACGAGGTTATC CCATGTGAAGGCGGGGAGTGTGTAAAACTGCACCTTTGTCAAAATGGCTCATTAAACACAGACGGAGCACTCCTTATAGACATTCGATTTAACGAGGACAATGAGTGCGAAGACTTTCTGCTCAAGTGCTGCCCGTTTACGGAGGACGATGAGTTTGATGTCCCAGGACCGTCCCACCCGGATCAAGTGCCAGATTCAACAGTGGAGCAATCGACCGATCCGACCCCCGAAACACCGCAAGGTGTTGGTCCGACTTTGCCACCACCCGCTGGTTCATCTTCACCATCATCCGTTACTCCGCCTACCGGAGGTTCCGGCACAGGAGGACATGGCACTG GTGTAGCGATCACCACAGACAAACCAATAACTGTACCGACGAAGTGTGGAATACGTAATGTCGACGGTGTAGGCTTTAGAATTACCGGTGATAGCGACGGTGAGTCCGAATACGGTGAGTTTCCCTGGATGGTGGCGATCCTTAAAGAAGAAAAGGCACTCGATCAGGTGATCAACGTGTACCAATGCGGTGGTTCACTGATCCATCCATCAGTCGTGCTAACGGCGGCACATTGCGTACATGATCGAAAGCCTTCGGAGATTAAGGCACGGCTCGGCGAGTGGGACACGCAAACGAAGAACGAAATTTTCGACTACCAG GATCGTAACGTCGTGGAGATAGTTTCGCATGCGGAGTTCAACTCGAAAAATCTGCACAACGATGTGGCACTTCTGTTCCTTGACCAACCGGCGGAACTGATGGATACCGTCAACACCATTTGCCTGCCACCGGCAGACTTCAACTTCGATCAGTCGCGTTGCTTTGCCTCTGGCTGGGGCAAGGATTTGTTTGGCAAGCTAGGCAAGTATCAGGTGATCCTGAAAAAGATTGAGCTGCCAGTCATGCCTCGTACTGCGTGCCAGACGGCGCTTCGCACGACACGCTTGGGTCGTCGGTTTAGCCTGCACTCGAGCTTTATTTGCGCCGGCGGTGAGACGGGCCGTGATACGTGCAAAGGAGACGGCGGTTCGCCATTGATGTGCCCCATTCCGGGCACCGTGAATGAGTACTATCAGGCGGGTATGGTGGCCTGGGGTATCGGGTGCGGTGAGACCGGCATCCCCGGTGTGTACGTCAACGTGCCAAAGTTCCGCGGGTGGATCGACCAACATCTGACGCAGCGCAACATACCGCACAGCTATTACACTCACTCGTAA
- the LOC131285848 gene encoding phenoloxidase-activating factor 2-like, with product MKLDRQLWIFLLVVSHYRATSQTSIVTAEDDQYCLTDTGDHGLCVYQYQCLDGRIIYYGESVIDLRRAGDDCGEYLMVCCKDGNSTNQIGPTTDDEVKNVPTTVVNGTTTRPPSSGKGGNGTVRPPVVTSTESSLHKGQNRTPGKPEGQETTGKGGNATVSPPPASTQRIPTIKGTSTTKRPIQPPPLNIPEYNVEGCGHRNPNGVVFSIQNNVHSESEYGEYPWVAAIFVPNETTSELQYRCGGALIDHAAVLTTASCVYQYRSKPSQLVVRLGEWDMSTQREPISHVDSEAENVHIHPEYSVTTKVNDIAIVILRDTIVMNHTIGVICLPQVKDVPIGGDLIGAGWGDAPLFVTPKKFPQSILKKAHLHRMSKKECQEKMRKLMKRNFQLHESFICAQAIDTEMLPCRGDSGSPYVVEVSGGSERYYLVGLSSWGYDCNRQNTPTVMTNVAYHRDWIDKVIKQENLNPWTYTYEPEASNESEENK from the exons ATGAAGCTGGACCGACAGTTGTGGATTTTCCTGCTTGTTGTCTCACATTACAGGGCAACTTCACAAACAAGTATAGTAACCGCCGAGGACGATCAG TACTGCTTAACGGATACGGGTGATCATGGCCTGTGCGTGTATCAATATCAATGTTTAGATGGTCGCATTATTTATTATGGGGAATCCGTGATTGACCTCCGGCGTGCTGGGGATGATTGTGGCGAGTATTTGATGGTTTGCTGCAAAGATGGAAATAGCACCAACCAAATTGGACCAACAACCGACGATGAGGTAAAGAATGTTCCAACGACTGTTGTCAATGGAACTACCACTCGCCCACCATCCAGTGGAAAAGGTGGAAATGGTACGGTAAGACCACCAGTCGTGACCTCTACGGAAAGTTCTCTGCACAAAGGCCAGAACAGAACTCCTGGAAAGCCTGAAGGCCAGGAAACCACTGGTAAAGGCGGAAACGCTACAGTATCACCACCACCCGCGTCAACGCAAAGAATACCGACCATTAAAGGGACAAGCACAACGAAAAGACCAATACAACCACCACCGCTGAACATCCCAGAGTACAATGTGGAAGGCTGCGGACATCGTAACCCTAATGGGGTTGTTTTCTCTATCCAAAACAACGTACACAGCGAGTCCGAGTACGGCGAGTATCCTTGGGTAGCCGCAATCTTCGTGCCTAATGAGACCACCTCTGAACTGCAGTACCGTTGTGGTGGAGCATTGATCGATCACGCGGCGGTACTGACCACTGCCAGCTGTGTGTACCAGTACCGCTCGAAACCATCGCAGTTAGTAGTTCGACTGGGTGAATGGGATATGAGCACCCAGCGCGAGCCAATATCGCATGTCGATAGTGAGGCAGAGAACGTACACATTCATCCGGAGTATAGTGTTACGACTAAAGTCAACGATATTGCGATAGTGATCCTGCGTGACACGATAGTGATGAATCATACGATCGGTGTGATCTGCTTGCCACAGGTAAAGGATGTGCCAATAGGCGGGGATCTCATAGGCGCTGGATGGGGCGATGCACCATTATTTGTGACTCCGAAGAAGTTCCCGCAATCCATCCTCAAGAAGGCACATCTGCATCGCATGTCAAAAAAAGAATGTCAGGAAAAGATGCGTAAACTGATGAAGCGCAACTTTCAGCTACACGAAAGTTTTATCTGCGCTCAGGCAATCGACACGGAGATGTTACCATGCCGAGGAGATTCAGGTTCCCCGTATGTGGTAGAAGTTTCGGGAGGTAGCGAACGTTACTATCTGGTCGGCCTTAGCTCTTGGGGTTACGATTGCAACAGGCAGAACACACCGACTGTGATGACAAACGTCGCTTACCATCGGGACTGGATCGACAAAGTGATTAAGCAGGAAAATCTCAACCCATGGACGTACACTTACGAACCTGAAGCGAGCAATGagagtgaagaaaacaaataa
- the LOC131285845 gene encoding uncharacterized protein LOC131285845, producing MLRLQTAVMLVASLLTISPAAFGDELSLDDLILQTFTTPPPAKGGAPTTTAAPLPPPPPVGVKGGPCGDEQVCIQRYLCSNASSTGEGLIDIRFSDDNPCVDYLLQCCFEGDIIEYPDPTHTTAKPPPVPDQPVTGISPVPPLEPPVRCGKRNVDGIGFRITGGKDSEAEYGEFPWMVAILKTEKVLEQVRENVYQCGGSLIHSQVVLTGAHCVQNKQPAQLKVRAGEWDTQTKNEIYPHQDRSVVEVVVHPDYYKGGLHNDVALLFLDSPLQLNEGIQTVCLPPQDLVFDHATCFASGWGKDVFGKAGTYQVILKKIDLPVVPYDQCQTALRTTRLGPKFNLHKSFLCAGGVPGKDTCKGDGGSPLVCPIPNGKQHHYYQTGLVAWGIGCGENGIPGVYANVAKFRGWIDQHMKQRNFGTDSYTRVYDHRDRSQPPDGHTTTGINPAFAIPTCISISLTLYSENKNNMFSRTVVLCALVASLGCLVAAQDSLDDLYLSLYNLTENKNTIPDSTPAPAVTLSTAPPAARQPTCQGECVQYYLCSSNQIITDGAGIIDIRVGEDPEEESECPHFLNTCCEKPDVIEEPPLSVLTTPAPPVPVPGKASPKCGLRNAKGLGFRITGNVNGESEYGEFPWMLAVLREERVADSSLNVYECGASLIAPNVVLTAAHCVYNKQKDQLLIRAGEWDTQTRDELYAHQDRRVAEIITHEQFNKASLANDVALLILTEPFLLAANVQPICLPPKGHSFDLSKCFASGWGKNIFGKEGKYQVILKKVELPVVANKQCQDSLRTTRLGKRFILHPSFMCAGGVAGQDTCRGDGGSPLVCPISGAPDYYYQAGIVAWGIGCGEHGIPGVYGNVQYFREWIDKALVDRSILARDYVYTP from the exons ATGTTGCGGCTACAAACGGCAGTGATGCTGGTGGCATCATTGCTCACCATCTCTCCAGCGGCCTTTGGCGACGAGCTGAGCTTGGACGATCTGATCCTGCAAACCTTCACAACACCTCCCCCGGCCAAGGGCGGAGCACCAACGACTACGGCAGCACCTCTTCCCCCGCCTCCGCCGGTTGGCGTAAAG GGTGGGCCATGCGGTGATGAGCAGGTGTGCATCCAGCGGTACCTCTGCTCGAACGCCAGCTCCACCGGTGAGGGACTGATCGACATCCGGTTCTCCGATGATAACCCGTGCGTGGACTACTTGCTGCAGTGTTGCTTCGAGGGAGATATT ATTGAATATCCCGATCCAACCCACACAACCGCTAAGCCGCCACCAGTGCCAGATCAACCGGTGACTGGAATCAGCCCTGTGCCGCCGCTAGAACCGCCAGTACGATGCGGTAAGCGCAACGTTGATGGCATCGGTTTCCGCATCACCGGTGGCAAGGACAGCGAGGCCGAGTACGGCGAGTTCCCGTGGATGGTGGCGATCCTCAAGACAGAGAAGGTGCTCGAGCAGGTGCGCGAGAATGTCTACCAGTGCGGCGGTTCGCTCATCCACAGCCAGGTCGTGCTGACGGGGGCACACTGCGTGCAGAACAAGCAGCCGGCCCAGCTGAAGGTACGTGCCGGCGAGTGGGACACGCAGACGAAGAACGAAATCTACCCGCATCAGGATCGGTCGGTGGTCGAGGTCGTCGTCCATCCGGACTACTACAAGGGTGGCCTGCACAACGATGTCGCCCTGCTGTTCCTGGACTCGCCGCTCCAGCTGAACGAGGGTATCCAGACGGTTTGCCTGCCGCCGCAGGACTTGGTGTTCGATCACGCGACATGCTTCGCGTCCGGCTGGGGCAAGGATGTGTTCGGCAAGGCCGGCACCTACCAGGTAATCCTGAAGAAGATCGACCTACCGGTCGTCCCGTACGACCAGTGTCAGACGGCATTGCGTACGACGCGACTTGGTCCCAAGTTCAATCTGCACAAGAGCTTCCTCTGCGCCGGCGGTGTTCCCGGCAAGGACACGTGCAAGGGTGACGGTGGGTCGCCGCTGGTGTGCCCCATCCCGAACGGCAAACAGCACCACTACTACCAGACGGGCCTGGTTGCGTGGGGTATTGGTTGCGGCGAGAACGGAATCCCCGGCGTGTACGCGAACGTGGCCAAGTTCCGCGGCTGGATCGATCAGCATATGAAGCAGCGCAACTTCGGCACCGACAGCTACAC ACGTGTTTACGATCATCGAGACCGATCACAACCGCCGGATGGTCACACTACGACAGGCATAAACCCTGCCTTCGCCATCCCGACGTGCATTAGCATCTCACTCACGCTATACA gtgaaaataaaaacaacatgttTTCACGAACGGTCGTGCTGTGTGCATTGGTAGCATCCCTCGGGTGTCTGGTAGCAGCCCAGGATTCGCTCGATGACCTATATCTGTCGCTGTACAACTtgacggaaaacaaaaatactattCCGGATAGTACCCCTGCTCCGGCCGTCACACTGAGCACGGCACCACCAGCCGCACGTCAACCG ACTTGCCAAGGCGAGTGCGTCCAGTATTATCTATGTAGCAGCAACCAAATCATCACCGATGGGGCTGGAATTATCGACATTCGTGTCGGTGAAGATCCGGAGGAGGAGTCGGAGTGTCCGCACTTCCTGAACACCTGCTGCGAGAAGCCGGACGTTATCGAAGAGCCACCACTGTCGGTTCTTACAACACCCGCACCTCCGGTGCCAGTTCCTGGTAAGGCCAGCCCGAAATGTGGTTTGCGTAACGCCAAAGGACTTGGATTCCGCATTACTGGTAACGTGAACGGCGAATCGGAGTACGGTGAGTTCCCGTGGATGTTGGCGGTACTGCGCGAGGAGCGGGTAGCTGACAGCAGTCTTAATGTGTACGAGTGTGGCGCATCGCTGATTGCCCCGAACGTGGTCCTGACGGCGGCCCACTGTGTGTACAACAAGCAGAAGGATCAGCTGCTGATCCGTGCTGGCGAGTGGGACACCCAGACGCGCGATGAGCTGTACGCGCACCAGGATCGCCGCGTTGCCGAGATCATCACGCACGAACAGTTCAACAAAGCTTCGCTGGCTAACGACGTCGCCCTGCTGATCCTCACCGAACCGTTCCTACTGGCCGCGAACGTGCAGCCGATTTGCCTGCCTCCGAAGGGACACTCGTTTGATCTGAGCAAGTGTTTCGCCTCCGGCTGGGGCAAGAACATCTTCGGCAAGGAGGGTAAATACCAGGTGATCCTTAAGAAGGTGGAGCTCCCGGTTGTCGCCAACAAGCAGTGTCAAGATTCGCTCCGCACGACTCGACTCGGCAAGCGGTTTATACTGCATCCGAGCTTCATGTGCGCAGGAGGTGTCGCCGGCCAGGACACGTGCCGTGGAGACGGTGGATCGCCGCTCGTTTGCCCGATTTCGGGCGCCCCAGACTACTACTATCAGGCTGGTATTGTAGCGTGGGGTATCGGCTGTGGTGAACATGGTATCCCCGGCGTGTACGGCAATGTGCAGTACTTCCGCGAATGGATCGACAAAGCATTGGTGGACCGCAGCATTCTGGCCCGTGACTACGTCTACACTCCGTAA
- the LOC131288548 gene encoding inactive CLIP domain-containing serine protease A30-like, with the protein MQEIKVEKVVIHPEHYTSTAHIGNIALLFLADSAQIGPASNRVCLPDTEQIESNSFCYVVGWRNNPPAGTPNRLVKIDAHFGDRNECQKGIRNYGRVYNYTLPKEHLCADYTNTPVPCERVEGSGMICALHENSEQFFLAGIAIYSLRDCNKYQAMDVFLSTKHYLTWIDTVMLQNNRYPNYYRPDLTIDFED; encoded by the exons ATGCAG GAAATAAAAGTCGAGAAAGTGGTCATCCACCCTGAACACTATACTTCCACTGCACACATTGGTAATATCGCACTACTGTTCCTAGCTGATTCGGCACAAATTGGTCCTGCTTCCAACCGTGTTTGTCTGCCGGATACGGAGCAGATCGAATCCAACTCGTTCTGCTATGTTGTTGGGTGGAGAAATAATCCACCAGCTGGTACTCCGAATCGCCTAGTCAAAATCGATGCCCATTTCGGCGATAGGAATGAGTGCCAAAAAGGGATTCGAAACTACGGGAGGGTGTATAACTATACTCTGCCAAAGGAGCATCTCTGCGCAGACTACACCAATACCCCAGTACCATGCGAGCGGGTCGAAGGTTCGGGAATGATCTGCGCACTGCACGAAAATAGTGAACAATTCTTTTTAGCCGGTATCGCCATATATTCGCTACGCGATTGTAACAAATATCAAGCAATGGATGTTTTTTTGAGTACCAAACACTATTTGACATGGATAGATACAGTAATGTTGCAGAATAATCGATATCCAAACTACTACCGTCCAGATCTCACAATCGATTTTGAGGACTGA
- the LOC131285846 gene encoding transmembrane protease serine 9-like, which produces MKNDLAKEMPELRYGVVESTVQDDKRVYYGEYPWMAAFFQVNRDTNDMQYCCNGALIEPFIVITTANCFSNCGSNPANMVVRLGEWVMNSTTEPIPHEDFEVEQMIKHPDFHPMSLINNIALVVLKSEVQYKPTIQPICLPSNEEPLLSTQHFIATGWGATVKQTIAGVKTHSDMLKQLVLHYQPFSTCVRHIEGRKFHFHESFACTTTQNEERPCKGDAGAPVVVERRATVNQFYLYGLVSWGWGCHQTQRKETATVTEFQLVNQVSNFEYIIHLEEQWLKSISPTRTLTTTSSTSTTTATTTTTTEQFLDYPDWNGQCGERYIGEGPPGSETKRWEFPWSVALFSITNILGRHVKVFLCGATLIDDQAVLTTAKCVQHQNRSGLVVHIGRWNANSDQEPFMQEIKVEKVVIHPEHYTSTAHIGNIALLFLADSAQIGPASNRVCLPDTQEIDTNSFCYVVGWSNNLVAGTPNHLLKIDAQYANRNECQTGIRNYGGVYNYNLPKEHLCADYTNTPAPCERVEGSGMVCALHENSEQFFLVDKVMTKNNRYPNYYRPDLTHE; this is translated from the exons ATGAAGAACGACCTTGCAAAGGAGATGCCGGAGCTCCG GTATGGAGTTGTCGAAAGTACAGTTCAGGATGACAAGCGTGTGTACTACGGTGAATACCCGTGGATGGCGGCCTTTTTCCAGGTGAATCGTGACACTAACGATATGCAGTACTGCTGCAATGGTGCACTAATAGAACCCTTCATAGTTATTACCACCGCTAATTGTTTCTCTAATTGCGGATCAAACCCAGCCAATATGGTGGTACGACTGGGTGAATGGGTCATGAACTCAACTACCGAGCCGATCCCTCACGAAGATTTCGAAGTAGAACAGATGATCAAACATCCCGATTTCCACCCGATGTCACTGATCAATAATATAGCCCTGGTAGTGCTGAAATCCGAAGTTCAATATAAACCAACAATCCAGCCTATATGTTTGCCTTCTAACGAAGAACCGCTACTAAGTACTCAACACTTCATTGCCACCGGTTGGGGTGCCACAGTCAAGCAAACAATTGCCGGGGTGAAAActcattccgatatgcttaaGCAACTAGTTCTCCATTACCAACCGTTCTCAACATGTGTAAGGCATATTGAGGGTCGTAAATTCCACTTTCACGAGAGCTTCGCATGTACTACCACTCAAAATGAAGAACGACCTTGCAAAGGAGATGCCGGAGCTCCGGTTGTTGTAGAAAGGCGAGCAACTGTTAATCAATTCTATTTATATGGGCTGGTGTCGTGGGGATGGGGTTGTCATCAAACACAGCGAAAAGAGACT GCTACAGTAACAGAATTTCAATTAGTAAATCAGGTGTCCAATTTCGAGTACATTATTCATCTAG AGGAACAGTGGCTTAAATCAATATCACCAACAAGAACTTTAACTACTACTAGTAGTACCTCTACTACCAccgctactactactactactactgaaCAGTTCCTCGACTACCCCGATTGGAACGGTCAGTGCGGTGAACGGTACATTGGTGAAGGACCACCAGGAAGCGAAACTAAGCGCTGGGAGTTTCCGTGGTCGGTGGCATTGTTCAGCATTACCAACATTTTAGGAAGACATGTCAAAGTGTTCCTCTGTGGTGCTACGCTCATCGATGATCAAGCGGTGCTAACGACAGCCAAATGTGTACAGCATCAAAATAGATCGGGCCTAGTAGTCCATATTGGTCGCTGGAACGCCAATTCTGACCAAGAACCTTTCATGCAG GAAATAAAAGTCGAGAAAGTGGTCATCCACCCTGAACACTATACTTCCACTGCACACATTGGTAATATCGCACTACTGTTCCTAGCTGATTCGGCACAAATTGGTCCTGCTTCCAACCGTGTTTGTCTGCCGGATACACAGGAGATCGATACCAACTCGTTCTGCTACGTCGTTGGGTGGAGCAATAATCTAGTAGCTGGTACTCCGAATCACCTGCTCAAAATTGATGCCCAATACGCCAACAGGAATGAGTGCCAAACAGGGATTCGAAACTACGGGGGGGTGTATAATTATAATCTGCCGAAGGAGCATCTCTGCGCAGACTACACCAATACCCCAGCACCGTGCGAGCGGGTCGAAGGTTCGGGAATGGTCTGCGCACTGCACGAGAATAGTGAACAATTCTTTTTAGTCG ATAAAGTAATGACGAAGAATAATCGATATCCAAACTACTACCGTCCCGATCTTACGCACGAGTGA